In the genome of Montipora foliosa isolate CH-2021 chromosome 3, ASM3666993v2, whole genome shotgun sequence, one region contains:
- the LOC137994482 gene encoding adenosine receptor A3-like, with amino-acid sequence MAINTGDGTRKSLRQLSCSSELTSGVHNELIMLMILNILISVTAILGNTLILLALNKVSSLHSPSKLLFRNLATTDILNGIIIEPLFAVFLFSITKGQWNICRYIIEFVTVVGYSLCGVSILTMASISVDRLLALLSGMRYRQVVTRKRVWMTVVLTWIVASVGSVMYLWDQQITIWYAQTVILLCLVTSLFSYSKIFLKLRHSRVQAQGQIDQDHASHGVLSRMARYRKTVYSVLWVKLALVICYLPYLIVNILMFFTAPSHFLLIVFVFSVTCVFLNSTLNPILYCWKIKEVRGAVKDTIRQLLGR; translated from the coding sequence ATGGCAATCAATACAGGAGATGGAACTCGAAAATCGTTACGACAACTATCGTGTTCATCAGAACTAACCTCGGGAGTTCACAATGAATTAATAATGTTAATGATCTTGAACATTTTGATTTCCGTTACTGCAATTCTGGGGAATACTCTTATCCTACTTGCCCTTAACAAAGTTTCTTCGCTACATTCGCCCTCGAAACTCCTCTTTCGAAACTTGGCAACGACGGATATTTTGAATGGTATCATCATAGAACCtctttttgctgtatttcttttctCCATTACAAAAGGACAATGGAATATTTGTCGCTACATTATTGAATTTGTTACTGTGGTCGGTTATAGTTTGTGTGGTGTGTCTATATTAACGATGGCATCGATAAGCGTGGACAGATTACTCGCCTTGTTGTCAGGGATGAGGTACAGACAAGTTGTAACTAGGAAGCGTGTGTGGATGACCGTCGTTTTGACTTGGATTGTTGCGAGTGTCGGTTCAGTTATGTACCTTTGGGACCAGCAGATAACCATATGGTATGCTCAAACGGTGATACTGCTATGTTTAGTCACTTCACTGTTTTCCTACTCCAAGATATTCCTAAAACTTCGTCATAGCCGAGTGCAAGCTCAGGGCCAGATTGATCAAGATCATGCAAGCCATGGAGTTTTATCGAGAATGGCGCGATATCGAAAAACAGTGTACAGTGTATTGTGGGTGAAGTTAGCATTAGTAATTTGTTACCTGCCATATTTAATAGTGAACATTTTGATGTTTTTTACTGCACCATCGCATTTTCTTTTGattgtatttgtattttcaGTAACGTGTGTCTTTCTGAACTCGACACTGAACCCAATTCTTTACTGTTGGAAGATTAAGGAAGTCAGAGGGGCAGTAAAAGATACGATTAGACAACTGCTTGGTCGATAA